ACAAAATGATACAATTAAAGTAACAATCTGCTTTAAAAAAGCGAGGGAAGGTTTTTAAAAAACCGAGTGTTATGAAAATAAAGATTTATACAAAAAGGCTTGGGATAAGCATTGCAGCATTTGTATTTGGAATTTTGTTTATAATCCTTTTAATCAGAAATTTTACAATCAAAAATACACCAACCCAAAATGACAACATAACCTATATAAAAAATATGTTTGAACTGAAAAATGCAAAGCTTGTTGAAGACAACATTGTCATCGAGAAGTTACCAGACGATACCTTTATGTTCAAGTATCTTTTTGAAGACTCAAAATCAAAATATGAAGTATACATGAAAGAAAACCAATCAATAGTTTATTTTAAAAAATTTACTCCTTCCGACATTATTAACAGATTTTCAATAAGTGATGTGAAGACAAAAGCTTTCAAGCTTTTATATAAGCTCGCGCCTTATACAAAAGGAAATGTTGATATTGAGGTGGCTTCATCGCAAAATGCCTACGTTTGTGTTTTTAATCGATATGAAGGCGACAAAAAGGTTTTAGGAAACTGGGCAACGGTTGTACTTAACAAAGATAACGGAGAACTTTTGGAGTTTAGCATAAACTGGCATCAAGATATTAACTTTAGGAATGCAGGCAAAAAAGGCGACGAAGAGAGTAAAATCTTAAGTAGCATAAAGGTTGTACCTGTTTTGAGCTCGGATTCTTTTTTAAAGTATACCACAGTGAACAATGTCCTTGGATTAAAAGATGTCTATTACGATTTTGTTGATGGCAAGGTGTATCCACAGATTAATCTACCTACAAACACTTTAAATATCGGGGATTATAATAACTATGTTGAGTACGCTCAAAAAAAAGCACAGGCTGAATATGTAAAGTTGAAATTTGGAAAGATTTTAAATCTGCTTTCTTCCCAGGCAAGACGTCTTCCTTTTTCTTCGTCCGAGTTTAGTATTTCTTCCAGCGGTGAATACTTATATACCAAGAAAAGTATTTTTGGTACTGTAAAGATAACTGCTGATAAGTACGGAAATATCTTAAAAGCTATGGCAGATTTGAAACCATCTGATGAGATAAAAAAAGTTGAGTCTAAGGTTTTAAATGATAGAGCAGAACAGATTATGCAGGCGCTTGCTGGGAAATATGTTGTTGCAAAATCTTATATATTCGAAAATGACAATCAGCACACTGTAAGTTACAAGCTCTATATAGGGAATGCCTACATAATGAATGGGAAACTTGAAATTACATTTGATAAACTTTCTGGAGAAGTATTAAGACTTGATTTTGATTTGGGCATAAGACCAGAGTTTATGGAAAAGGTGAAAACTCTAAAAAGTCCATCCGAATATATGAATCTCATAAAATCAAGTGGTTTTGAAGAAGTTTATGTTCTGACAAAAGATTATGGGAAGGTCTACCTTTATCAAAAACCTGTTGAAGCGCACTTAGCGTTAAAGCCCAGGTTTGATATGACATATCTCATGCATGCAACAAAATAAAATCACAGTTATTTTTTGAGGGGGACGGCAAAGTTATGCAGAGCATTTTGATAAAAAATGCCAAGATATATACTATGGACGAAAAAGGTATTATTGAAAAAGGAGATATGCTCATCAAAGATGGCAAGATATCAATGATTGATAACAATATAAATGAAGATGCAGATTACATAATAGATGCAACAGGCAGGCTTGTCTTTCCAGGGTTTATAGATGCGCACTCACATATAGGGATGTGGGAAGATTCTTTGGGGTTTGAAGGAGCTGATGGGAACGAAGACTCAGACCCAGTTACGCCACACCTTAGAGCAATTGATGCTATAAATCCGTTTGACAGAAGTTTTGAAGAGGCAATTGAAGGTGGCGTTACCTGTGTTGCAACAGGACCGGGAAGTGCCAATGTGATAGGCGGTCAGTTTTGTGTCATCAAGACGTTTGGTAAGAGAGTTGACAAAATGGTTGTAAAAGAACCTGCTGCAATGAAGGTTGCATTTGGGGAAAACCCAAAAAGCGTGTATCATGAAAAACACCAGATGCCTCAAACACGCATGGCAACTGCTGCAATCTTAAGAGAAGCACTTTTTAAAGCAAGAGAGTACTTAAATAAAAAGCTTGAAGCTCAGCAGGATGAAGAGAAAGATATGCCAGAGTTTGATATGAAAAGTGAAAGCCTTATAAAGGTTTTGACAAAAGAAATTCCGCTCAAAGCGCATGCTCACAGGGCAGATGACATATTCACAGCAATAAGGATTGCCAAAGAATTTGATGTAAATCTCACCCTTGACCATGTCACAGACGGATATTTGATTGTAGATGAGCTAAAACAAGAAAATGTTCCATGCATTGTTGGACCAAACCTTACTGATAGGTCAAAGGTTGAGCTCAAAAACCTTGATTTTAAAAATCCAGGCATACTTTCTAAAGAAGGCATTCTTGTTGCTATCATGACAGACCATCCTGTCATTCCGCAAAAATATCTTGTGCTATGTAGCGCGCTTGCATGCAAAAGCGGAATGGACGAGATAGACGCTCTAAAAGCAATTACTATAAACCCTGCAAAGATTTTAGGGATTGATAACAGAGTTGGAAGTTTAAAAGAAGGCAAAGATGCTGATATTGTAATATACAAGGGTCATCCTTTTGACATATTTTCTGAGGTTGAATATGTTTTAATTGATGGCAAAGTTGTATATCATCGCAAATAAAAAGGGGAAATTATGAAAAATGAAGGAGATAATGTCTTATTCGTATGATGAGACAGTATCGATTGGTTATAAAATTGGGAAAAATCTTTTCAAAGGTGCTATTGTTACCTTAGAAGGTGATCTTGGTAGCGGAAAAACCGCACTGACAAGGGGGATAGCCAAGGCTTTTGGGATTGAAGATATTTCAAGTCCGACATTTACCATATTTCATGTGTATGAAGGGAAAGATGGCATTTTGGTTTATCATTTTGACATTTACAGGATTGAAGAGACAGAGCTTGAGGATATAGGATATGAAGAGTACTTTTATGGTGATGGTATAGTGATAATTGAGTGGGCTGATAAATTGAAGATGCTTTATCCCAAAGAATGCTTAAAAGTTTGTTTTCAAAGGATAGATGAAAATATGCGAAAGATAGTGATAACCGGTATTGGGGAAAGGTACAAAAAAGTTGAGGATGTGATAGAGAAAGATGAAGATATTGGCGATTGAGACATCCGGCAAGGTTGCAAGTGCTGCTTTGCTGGAAGATTGCAAGGTAATTTCTGAGATAGTTCTTAACACAAAACTTGTTCACTCTGTGATGTTAATTGATTTAATTGACCAGGTATTAAAAAATGCTTCGAGCAAAATAGAAGATGTTGACCTATTTGCGGTATCAATAGGCCCTGGTTCTTTTACCGGGCTCAGAATAGGTGTTTCAACAATAAAAGGTTTTTGCTATGCCACTTCAAAACCCTGTGTAGGTGTTGATACTTTGAAAGCTCTTTGCTATAACTTCTGGGCTTGTTCAGATTTTCTAATGCCCATTTTGGATGCAAAGTCGCAAAAGGTATTTACTGGAATTTTCAGATTCGAGGAGGGCAAGCTCAAAACATATCATCCAACTTCGATACTTGATATCGAAGAAGCAAAAGAGCTTGCAAAAAAGTATAACCCTATTTTGCTGGGTGAGGGTTTGGATGTTTATGATTTTTCTCAATTCAAGGTTTCACCTAAGTTTTTGCAGTATCAAAAAGCGTCAAATGTTGGATTATTAGGTTATGAACTTGCCCAAGAAGGAAAAGTTATTTCTCATTTTGACCTTGTACCAGTTTACCTTAAAAAATCCTACGCGGAAAGGGATTTGGGTACATGACAAAAGGTGTAATAAGAAGGATGACAGAAAAAGACATTGATATGGTACATGAAATAGAAATTTTGTCATTCTCTGTACCATGGAGTAAAGAAAGTTTTATAGATGAGATTAAAAATAAAAATGCAATATACTATGTATATGAAGAGGATAGTAAAGTATGGGGATTTGCAGGGATGCATCATATAGTAGATGAAGGACATATTACAAATATTGCTGTACATCCCCAAAAAAGAGGGCAGGGAATAGGGAGACTTTTACTTTCTGCCCTCATTTCGTATGCAAAGGAAAATGGACTTGTTGGTCTTACGCTTGAGGTGAGAAGCAAAAATTATGTTGCTATCTCACTTTACAAAAGCTTAGGATTTATTCAGGAGGGTATAAGAAAAAATTATTATTCCGACCCACCGGATGATGCTATAATTATGTGGTTGTGGTTATAAATTTATACTTAATACTTCTTCAATTTTTTTCATTATTTTTTGAGTAATTTGGAGGCATTCTTTTTTGCCCATTTGAATCCAGTCAATAAATTTTTTAGAATCTACCAAGAAGACTCACTCCTGTTCTGTAGATTAAGTTAGCGAATGTGGCTTTGTCATCTTTTAACCTCTGCCACTCCTCTGGTGTGTATATTATTATATCGACGTCACTTGTGTAGTCAAGCTCTAAAAGCATTTTTTGCACAAGCTCTCTTTTATTATCTGTATCAATAATTATACAAAGGTCAATATCACTGTTTTTTCGGGCAGCTTTTTTAGCCAGCGAACCAAACAGAATAATGTCATAAACAGAATATTTTTGCAAAATTTGTTCCTTCAAATATTCAACTTCCTCATATATTGTCATTTTCTTTTGCATAAAAACTCTCCATATGAAAATTTTTCTACTTTCAATTATATCACAACTTTTGCTATTCAAAACCTTTTTGCAAGCTCCATAAATTGGTCTTTCGGAAGAGGTTTGCCAAACAAATACCCCTGTCCAAAATCACACTCAAAAGATTTTAGTATTTCAGCCTGCTGACTATCCTCAATACCCTCTGCCACAACTTTTAACTCTAAGATGTGAGAAAGGTCAATTATACTTTTAGCTATTTTTTGTTCTTTTACATCCTTGTTCATATTTGCTATAAAACTTCTATCGATTTTAACAACGTCAATAGGAAGTTCTTTCAAATAGTTCAGAGAAGAATAACCTGAACCAAAATCATCAAGAAAAACTTTCATACCCTTTTCTTTCAAGGTTTTAAGTGACTTTATGGTATTTTGTGGATCTGCCATTGCAACTGATTCGGTAATCTCTATTCCTAAATAAGCAGGATCAATATTTGAAGTTTCAATAGTATAAAGTACGTCATCAATAAAATTTGCGCTTGAAAACTCTCTTAAGGATGTGTTAAAGGAGATATAAAAATTGTAATTTACCACTTCTCTTATGTTCTTCAAATCTGAAATGACCTTTGTCACTACCCATTTACCAATTTGAGTTATTAATCCTGTCTGTTCAGCAATTGGAATGAAAGACATAGGTGGTATAATACCTTTTTGTGGATGTATCCAGCGGATAAGTCCTTCTGCTCCACATAATTGTATTTTTTTAAGGTCCACAATTGGTTGATAATATAAAATAAACTGTTCTTCTTCTATAGCCTTTCTCAAATCTGATTCAAATTCCAGTCTTTGCTGAAGAATATTATCCATTTCCAGACTATAAAAACAGAAAGTGTTTTTGCCTTTTTCTTTAGCAATCTTTAAAGCTTTATCAGCGTTTGTCAGAAGCGATGTGCTATCTTGTCCGTCTGAAGGATATATAGCTATTCCCATGCTTGGTGTAATATAAAAATTATATTTCATTATTTCCCATGATGTAGAAAAAGAATTAAAGATTTTATAGATGAAATAGTTCAGAATATTGAGATCAGGAAAGCTATAAACTACTATTCCAAATTCATCTCCTGTCAGTCTTGCCACAAAACCATTAGTACCTATTGATTCTTTAAGTCTGTGCGCGATTTCTTTTAGAACAATATCACCAGTTGTATGACCAAGAGTATTATTTACCTTACCAAAATTGTCAATATCAATCAATATTAATGCAAACTGCTGGCCTTTTAAATTGGATTCTTTAATAGTCTTTTCAAGTGTAAGCATAAAATGATTTTTGTTTGGAAGACCTGTTAGCTGGTCAAAGTAAGCAAGCTCTTTTATCTTTTCCTGGTTTTTGACAAGTTTTTTATACTGGACAACAAGTTTTTCCTGTGTTTTAGAAAGTTCAGCATTTGTTTTTTGAAGTTCCTCTAATGCATTTTGGAGATTATTTTCAGACAGGTAAAGAAAATAAATTTTTTTGCGAATCAGAAAATACAGAAAGCATGCAGTGACAAGTACAAAGAGCCAGCCTTTGATGACAGAAAAAATAGCAAAAAGATGTTTGTTTGCGAAAAGTTTGGTTGTCAGCATATCAGAAACCAAGATCCAAACTGCGCTTACAACTGCATATATTATTGAGATTTTAGCTGCATAATTGTTGGCTTTACAGTTTAAATCTTTATTCTTCTCAGACATTTTGTTAATCACCACAGAATCTGCAGGAAATTTTCTTCTCATATTTATACCCAGAAAAAAGAGACTAAAAACATCTTTTGCATATGTATTCTTAAGCTGAAATTTTCATTTTCAAAAAGGGTATAAATGATATATAATTTCTGCATATTGCATATCCTATTATTTAGAAAAAGACGGGTGGTTTTAATGATAGTGAGAGCATATATAGATGATTTTAGCGAAATAGTAGTTGTGTTGTCCCGGATGGTGCATTCTATAAAGAAAGAAGACTTTAAAGTATTTTTGAATGAAGAAGAAATAGACATAGAAAGAATAGACAAGATAATTCCTCACTCCGACAATCCTTTTGAAGCAGAAATGAGAGGCTATGAGATTTGCGAGCAAAAAGGAAAGATTAGGTTTGTTTTAAAAGAAGGGCATTTTGACTATCACCGAAAACCGCTCAGAAAACCAGTATTTGTAATTGGTGAGATGAATAACTGGCAGATTTCACCAGAGTGGGAAATGACATATTCAAAACTGCGCGGGAGATATGAGCTAATAAAAGACCTAAAGGATATAAAAATAGGGCAAAAATTTAAATTTGCAGAGGGTGCAAATCAAAAACTTTGGTATCCACCTGGATTTGGAAATGACATTGTAATATCCGAATACTTTGATAGAGAAAACGCTTTTTCAAATATGATAAGAATTGTTACTTCAAAAAGGCTTTTACCAAATTTGAAGTACAAGGTTGTTTATAAAACAGAACACATTTGGGCAAGGCCGCGAGAAATTCTAACAAGACCAGAGTTTTTTTATCCATATGAGCTTGGTTTTAAATATGAACCGTATGGTACTTACTTTAAACTCTGGGCACCTTCGGCATATAAAGTTAAAGTAAAAATATTTGATGAGAGCGAAAATTTCAGGTTTGAAAAAGAAATGGCTCGAGAAGAAAACGGGGTATGGAATATTTATCTCACTGGTAACTTGAAAAACCATTATTATCTTTATGAGGTTTGGCATTACAACTATGATGAGGATGAAGGATTTATTGTGTACGAAGTTCCTGATCCTTATTCAAAAGCTTCTTCATCAAATTCTCAAAAATCTTTTATATTTGACCCGGCAGACACGCAAATTGAAGGATGGCATCACGATGAGTACGTCAAAACCATAGAAAAACAACAAGATGCCATAATATATGAAATGCATGTAAGAGACTTTACAATTGATGAAACTTCAGGTATAGATGATAAATTGAGAGGGAAGTTTCTGGGTCTTTGTCAGCAGAGCTACTACAAAGAAAGATTTTCAACAGGTCTTTTACACCTTAAAGAACTTGGAATTACTCACATTCATCTTCTTCCTATTTCTGACTTTGGAAGCGTTGATGATAAAAATCCTGATAAAAAATACAACTGGGGGTACGATCCTGTTTTGTATCAGTGCCCGGAGTACTGGTATTCCACAAAAAGCGGAGGTATTGAGGCTTTAAAGGAACTCAAGATTATGATAAAAACTTTACACCAAAACGGTATTGGAGTTGTGATGGATGTTGTGTTTAATCACACATACCATATAAAGGGTGGTAGGTTTTCTATCTTTGACAAGGTTGTTCCGGGGTATTTTTATCGCGTAGATGATTACGGCGAGTATTCGAATGCAACAGGGTGTGGAAATGAAATTGCAACAGAAAAACCAATGGTTCGAAAGTTTATACTTGATACCATAATATACTGGACAGAAGAATTTCATATAGATGGTTTCAGGTTTGATCTCATGGGGCTTATTGATACTCAAACTATGAGAACAATTGCCAGAGAGGTTCGCAAGAGAAACCCAAAAGCTCTTATTTATGGTGAAGGCTGGGTGATGGGAGATAGTTTATGTCTTGTGGAGGAAAGAGCAACAATTGAATCAAGTGCACATAAGGGATATTCCATTGGACTTTTCAATGATAGAATAAGGGATAGCATAAGGGGAGACCTTGATGGGTTTAGAACTGGCTATATGCATGGGAATCTTTCGGATGTTGAAAGATTAAAACAGGGTATAAAGGCAGCTATTGACGATTTTGCCAAAGAACCTGACGAATGTGTTAACTATGTTTCCTGCCATGATAATTTAACTCTTTTTGATAAAGCACAGAAAACTATGGTTGGTGAAGATATATTCTGGATTGACCGGGCATGCCGCTTAGCAAATGCAATCATCTTAACATCTCAGGGCATTGCGTTTTTGCATGGTGGAGTTGAGTTCAATAGAAGCAAAGGAGGGCACCCGAACACATACAACGCAGGGGATAGCATAAACAAGATTGACTGGAGTTTAAAAGAAAAGTTCTATGACACATTTAAGTTTTATTGTGACCTTATAAAACTGAGGAAAGAGCATTTAGCGTTCAGGATGCGGTCATCTGGTGAGATAAGAAAATATCTAAAATTCGTACCAGCACCTGATGGCATTGTAGCATTTTTGATTTCTTATCCCCGTGACAACTGGAAAAAGATTGTTGTTGCTTATAATCCTTTCAAGGAGAAAAAGGTTATTGCGCTTCCTGATGGAATATGGAACATAAAGGCAAATGATGGAGTGATATTTTCGGAAGAAAATGAACAAGTAGCAATTGGAAGTTTTGAAATTTCACCGGTAAGCCTTTTTATTGCATATCAAAAGTAAAGTTTTTTGTTATTCAGAAAGGCTTTAGCCGCAGGGTTTAATAGCAAAAATAAGATTTACCTGCGGCGTTTTTATTTAGCTAACTTTTGTGCTTTCAAGAAGCTGTTGCTTTGCTAAAAAAATTCTTATGTTTTCTGATTCTAAATTTAAATGTTTTTCATCATACTCAAGCAAGATAATTGTAAACTTAACTCCCAGTGAAGAATAAAGAAGAATTGAATCTTCCATCTCTTTGTTTATGAAAGAAGTTATAACAAATAGCTCGCGGAAACTATAATTTCTCAAAACTTCAAAGAGCAAAGCTTCAAAGTACTCATTTACCTGAATTTTAATATGCGCTAAGGTTTCAAGAATTTTTAAAAGCTGATTTGAATCCTGTGACGGCAATAAAATCTCTAACGGTTGCAGAGTTTCTTCATCTACACCATTACAAACAAAGCCTACTGGAACATGGGAATCTAAACATTCTTTTGCCAAACTGGCTGCAATCTTTATTCCAAACTCAATTGCGTTTTTGTTAAAAACCTCTTTTCTTTCATACTCTGAACTCTGGACATTCAAAAGTATCAAAGCATCACCTGATGAGGTGTATTCGTACTTATTTACCATCAAAGTATTGTACTTTGCAGTTGCGTTCCAGTTTATTCTATTAAAAGAGTCATATGACTGATATTCTCTTATTCCTGCAAAGTAGAATATATCTTCATAGTAATGTCTTTTTACCACAACCTCACCTGAGAGGCTTGAGCGGGGCAGAAGATGTTTTTTCAGGTCCAAAAATGCAGGGTAAATTGTAATATTGGAATTTACATAGTAACACCTGTCATCTGTTGAAAGACCGAAAAGGTCTCCTGTGACAAGATAGATTTTATCAAGCTTATAAAATCCTCTTTTTGTTGCAACAAATCTATGCCGCCTTATTATTTGCTGGTAAGGTAGAAGAAAGAAAATGCTGATGTACCTTAGCTTATCTCCCACTACATAATTTTTCGCGTTTTCCATGAAAAAGGATGCTGATACTTCAAATTCAGATTTTACCCATGGAAGTGGCATGAGTTTGCCATTGTAAATTCTTTCAATAATATGAATTTCGTCACCTTCGGTTTTTTTGCTTTCTTCAAAGTAAATTTCATATTCTACGTTTTTTAGTCCAAACTTTTTGGTTATAAAAAAGTTTATAGCAAATAGCAGAGAACATATTATAAACAGCCAGAATGTTTCCATACAAATTAACCTCAAGCTTTTTTACTTTTATTATATCTTAAATATTCGAATATTAAAACTTAAATTTTAGATTATTTTGTTCTTAGTGTAAAATATTTATAGGACTTGAGATGGGAAAAATGCTCCCTCCTCTTGGGAAAAATGAGAGAATGATATAAAATAATGAGCAAAAAAAGAAGAAGAAAACTGAAAGGAAAAACAAACCAAAGGAGGGAGCAAAATGTTTGATAATATTATAACAAAAATAGAGGAACTTTTAAATAGATTTGGAGAAGGGATAGTGGAGATATTAAGAGGTGAGAAAGATATAGCGATGTATTCAATGGAATTGAAGGAGAAGATGGATGAGATAGGGAAGGAGATGATAAAAGAGGCATGCGGGCTTGTAGATGAGATTGTAAGGAATGAAAAGAAGAGGAAGGCAAGGTATGAGGTTGTAAGGAAAGATAAGAGGAGCATAAAGACAATATTTGGAGATGTGGAATATATAAGGACGTACTACAAGAATAAAGAAGAGGGAGGGTATGTGTATTTAGCAGATGAAATTTTGGGGATAGAGAAATACCAAAGAATAGACAAAGCAGTCAAAGCAGCAATAGTTGAGAAAGTAGTGGAAATATCATATGAAAAAGCAGCCAAAGAAGTATTAGGAGAAGAGAAAATGACAAGACAAAGTGTAATGAATATTTTGAGGAGGATAGAGGCAGCTCAGTTAGATAGAATCGAGCATAATAAAAAAGGAGTTGCAGGCAGTAAAAAAGTGGTAAAAGAACTTTATATAGAGGCAGATGAAGATCATATTTCGTTACAAAACGGAGAAGGGAAGATAGCGAAGCTTGCGTACATAAATGAGGGATATAAAGAAGAGAAAGGGATTGTCAAAAGAAAGGAATTAAAAGGGGTGCATTATTTTAGCAGTATTAAAGAGAGACCAGAAGATTTTTGGTCAAAAGTAAGTGAATATATAGAGGAGCACTATGAAACGGAGAAGATAGAGAAGATATATTTGTTAGGGGATGGAGCGGCATGGATAAAGGAAGGGCTTGAATGGATAGTGGGTGCAGAATTTGTATTAGACAGGTTTCATCTAATGAGAGAGGTAATCAAAATAAGCGGTGGAGATAAGAATATTTTTGCTGGGATAGTAGAAGCATTGAGGGATAAGGATAGAGAGAAGTTTGAGGGATTGGTAGCTAAAGCGATGGAAAAGGCTGGAGAGGACAAAAGAGCGTTGAAGAGGATAAATGAAAGTAGGAGATATATAGCCAATCATTGGGATAATATAGTATTAGAGTTAGATAATAGGATTATAAAAGGATGTAGTGCAGAAGGGCATGTAAGCCACGTATTAGCAGATAGGATGAGTTCAAGACCAAGAGGATGGAGCGAACAAGGAGCAGAAGTGATGGTAAAGTTATTGAGCTTGAAGTATAATGGTGTAAACTTGAAAGAAGCATATTTAAAAGAGATTTGTGGCAAGGAAGAGAAAGAAGAAAAAATATTGAAAGAAATTGTGAGAAAAAATGTTAAGAAGATAAGGAAACAGATTGAGGAGACGAGGAATAATGTGCCAATTTTAGCAAGAGGAAAAGTTGATTTGACGTTTAGAGTACTGAAAGGCCTAAGTACTGGAGATTTCTTAAATGCAGTCGTATTTTAATAAAAAATTTCCCTACAAACTCTTGACACTATCATTTTGTTTTAGCTTCTTGACTTTTTGCCATGCAAAACGATAAAATTAAGGTGATAAATTTAGTTTGTTCACAGGATTTTATATGAATATATTGCAAGTTTTCTATTTTGACAACCTCAAAAATTTATGATATAATCTATCTTGCTTGAAAATTCAAAGGAAAATGTGCCGAAGTGGTGGAACTGGCAGACGCGCTGGACTCAAAATCCAGTGGCCGCGAGGCCGTGCGGGTTCGACTCCCGCCTTCGGCACCATAATAGGTTTTGAATATAGCCCCTTTTTTAAACCTCTACGGGTTTCAATAAAAAGGGGTTTTTTATTTTGCTGTTTTTAAAGAATAAAAAATGGGTAAAAAAAAGACAGGATGGTACTTAAAGATGGGAGAACATTTAATGATAGTTAAAAATATATTGATTGCGGATGAAAATGAGTATGAAAGAAGAGCTATTATAGAGAGATTTGAAAATTCTTTTGATCCGACACATCGCTATGTCTTTTTTGAAGCTATTGACGGTGAGGAAGCTTTAAACAAGATTGGTGAGAATAATATTCATATTGCTATAATAGATACAAATTTATCTAAAATAAATGGCTTTGAAGTTTTGAAAACTATTAAGAGAAGCCCTGTTAAAGCTCACATTCCAGTAATTTTGCTAAGTAGCAATATTCACCGTGCAACAAGATTGAAGGCATATGAACTTGGTGCTGTTGGAATCATACCAAAGCCGTTTTCAACTTTGGAGGTATTCAATATAGTTAAATCACTTTTGTACACCCAGGATGAATATTTACATATTCATGAGGTTATGCATATTATTTCTTTTTTAGAACAGATGTCAGATAAGCAAGTCATTGTTGTTCCCAAAATTGTAGATGAGTTTTTGTCAGAATATTTTACTTCATACAAATTTTTGGCTGTGAATGCTTCAACTGGAGAGCCGCTTTATAACAGAGATTTTGATGAAGACGAGATTAGAGAGATTTTAACTTGTTTGAAAAATGGGCAAGATGCCTATTTGACTATAAAGATTAATATTAAAGGCGAAATTTATTATTTTATATTTAAGATTTTTAGCGATAATAAAAGATTTATACTTTTAAAAAAAGTTTTAGACTTTTGGAGTGAATTAAATGATAGATAACATAAATTTTGTAATCTTGTGTGTTATAGTTATTTTAATTATTCTAATTGTTACTTCAGGAATTGTGTTCTTGTATAAAATTGTAAATAGTATTCGTCAAGAAAGAATAAGACAGATTTTTAAAGATTACAGCAAAATTGTCTATGAAGTAATAACAGGAAAGAAGAGAATCGCCAATATTGAAAATTTTTATATTCTGAGTGATGTTATAAACTTAAATTATTCATGGATAGATGAAGAAGAGAAGGAGAATCTTTATATTACTTTGAAAAATTCGAATTTTTTTAATTTTGCTTTAAATAAAATTCAAAAAGGTAATAAAGCTCAAAGATTAAGGTTTGCAAAAGTTTTAAGCATTGCAGGTGGAGAAGACGAACTGAAAATACTTTTAAATATTAGCATTAAAAATCCATATCTTATAGATATTACTGCTGAAGGTATTTTCAAAAATATAGATAAAATACAAGATTTGGGCAAGTTTAAACCTTTTTTAAAAACCATCTTTTTAAATATGGACAAATATCCATATGCTATTAAAAGAAGAGTAGAATTTTTTGCAGTTTACGGTGGAGAAAAAATAAAAAACATTCTTTTCCATGTTATAAAAGAAAATCCATCAGACAAGGTTTTAATATCTTGTTTAAACATATTTTCAGAAATTTTAACATTTGAAGATTTAGAGCATATTGATTTTCTTATAAACCATCCTTCACCGGAAGTTAGAGCTGCTTTCTGTAAAGTAATAGAGAAAATAGGATATATA
The DNA window shown above is from Caldicellulosiruptor owensensis OL and carries:
- the tsaE gene encoding tRNA (adenosine(37)-N6)-threonylcarbamoyltransferase complex ATPase subunit type 1 TsaE; its protein translation is MKEIMSYSYDETVSIGYKIGKNLFKGAIVTLEGDLGSGKTALTRGIAKAFGIEDISSPTFTIFHVYEGKDGILVYHFDIYRIEETELEDIGYEEYFYGDGIVIIEWADKLKMLYPKECLKVCFQRIDENMRKIVITGIGERYKKVEDVIEKDEDIGD
- a CDS encoding putative bifunctional diguanylate cyclase/phosphodiesterase, whose translation is MSEKNKDLNCKANNYAAKISIIYAVVSAVWILVSDMLTTKLFANKHLFAIFSVIKGWLFVLVTACFLYFLIRKKIYFLYLSENNLQNALEELQKTNAELSKTQEKLVVQYKKLVKNQEKIKELAYFDQLTGLPNKNHFMLTLEKTIKESNLKGQQFALILIDIDNFGKVNNTLGHTTGDIVLKEIAHRLKESIGTNGFVARLTGDEFGIVVYSFPDLNILNYFIYKIFNSFSTSWEIMKYNFYITPSMGIAIYPSDGQDSTSLLTNADKALKIAKEKGKNTFCFYSLEMDNILQQRLEFESDLRKAIEEEQFILYYQPIVDLKKIQLCGAEGLIRWIHPQKGIIPPMSFIPIAEQTGLITQIGKWVVTKVISDLKNIREVVNYNFYISFNTSLREFSSANFIDDVLYTIETSNIDPAYLGIEITESVAMADPQNTIKSLKTLKEKGMKVFLDDFGSGYSSLNYLKELPIDVVKIDRSFIANMNKDVKEQKIAKSIIDLSHILELKVVAEGIEDSQQAEILKSFECDFGQGYLFGKPLPKDQFMELAKRF
- the rimI gene encoding ribosomal protein S18-alanine N-acetyltransferase, which codes for MTKGVIRRMTEKDIDMVHEIEILSFSVPWSKESFIDEIKNKNAIYYVYEEDSKVWGFAGMHHIVDEGHITNIAVHPQKRGQGIGRLLLSALISYAKENGLVGLTLEVRSKNYVAISLYKSLGFIQEGIRKNYYSDPPDDAIIMWLWL
- a CDS encoding nucleotidyltransferase domain-containing protein, whose product is MQKKMTIYEEVEYLKEQILQKYSVYDIILFGSLAKKAARKNSDIDLCIIIDTDNKRELVQKMLLELDYTSDVDIIIYTPEEWQRLKDDKATFANLIYRTGVSLLGRF
- the tsaB gene encoding tRNA (adenosine(37)-N6)-threonylcarbamoyltransferase complex dimerization subunit type 1 TsaB, which gives rise to MKILAIETSGKVASAALLEDCKVISEIVLNTKLVHSVMLIDLIDQVLKNASSKIEDVDLFAVSIGPGSFTGLRIGVSTIKGFCYATSKPCVGVDTLKALCYNFWACSDFLMPILDAKSQKVFTGIFRFEEGKLKTYHPTSILDIEEAKELAKKYNPILLGEGLDVYDFSQFKVSPKFLQYQKASNVGLLGYELAQEGKVISHFDLVPVYLKKSYAERDLGT
- a CDS encoding amidohydrolase, which translates into the protein MQSILIKNAKIYTMDEKGIIEKGDMLIKDGKISMIDNNINEDADYIIDATGRLVFPGFIDAHSHIGMWEDSLGFEGADGNEDSDPVTPHLRAIDAINPFDRSFEEAIEGGVTCVATGPGSANVIGGQFCVIKTFGKRVDKMVVKEPAAMKVAFGENPKSVYHEKHQMPQTRMATAAILREALFKAREYLNKKLEAQQDEEKDMPEFDMKSESLIKVLTKEIPLKAHAHRADDIFTAIRIAKEFDVNLTLDHVTDGYLIVDELKQENVPCIVGPNLTDRSKVELKNLDFKNPGILSKEGILVAIMTDHPVIPQKYLVLCSALACKSGMDEIDALKAITINPAKILGIDNRVGSLKEGKDADIVIYKGHPFDIFSEVEYVLIDGKVVYHRK